The following are encoded in a window of Legionella geestiana genomic DNA:
- the cydX gene encoding cytochrome bd-I oxidase subunit CydX, which translates to MWYFSWILGTGLACTFAILNAIWLEHDEK; encoded by the coding sequence ATGTGGTACTTTTCATGGATTTTGGGTACGGGCCTTGCCTGTACCTTTGCCATACTCAATGCCATATGGCTTGAGCATGATGAAAAATAA
- a CDS encoding L,D-transpeptidase, which yields MMYRQILSALVLLVLSSIGQAQQTRFGQTLCNDPDYACHAVKSGETWDNLFPNMDEQDLVRRVNRMNIRLRPGMIIAVPRHLERLSIYDVSPFPRYIESSGEKTIYVSQKQLAFGAYDADGELLWWGPISPGIEYCPGVRGGCHTPTGYFRVIRKQDDSCVSTVFPRRSNGVNGGAQMPWCMHFFRGYALHGSSEVPGFPASHGCVRMFVEDARWLNEDFIDLPGGGGATGTRVIIDEPPASVGQVRRQWTSGR from the coding sequence ATGATGTACAGGCAGATACTGTCAGCACTTGTCCTGCTGGTACTCAGTAGTATCGGGCAGGCACAACAGACTCGTTTTGGCCAGACGCTCTGCAATGATCCTGATTATGCCTGCCATGCAGTCAAATCCGGCGAAACCTGGGATAACCTCTTTCCCAATATGGATGAACAGGATCTTGTGCGGCGAGTTAACCGTATGAATATTCGCCTGCGCCCTGGCATGATAATCGCTGTTCCCCGTCATCTTGAGCGGCTCAGCATTTACGATGTCTCCCCTTTTCCGCGCTACATCGAATCGAGCGGTGAAAAAACCATTTATGTCAGCCAGAAACAGCTGGCCTTTGGTGCCTATGATGCCGATGGTGAGCTGCTCTGGTGGGGGCCGATTTCGCCTGGCATTGAGTATTGTCCGGGCGTACGCGGCGGCTGTCACACGCCCACAGGGTATTTTCGCGTCATTCGCAAGCAGGATGATTCGTGCGTATCAACTGTCTTTCCACGCCGTTCAAACGGCGTTAACGGTGGCGCACAAATGCCATGGTGCATGCATTTCTTTCGTGGCTATGCCCTTCACGGCAGCAGTGAGGTGCCAGGATTTCCGGCAAGTCATGGGTGCGTACGCATGTTTGTAGAAGATGCACGCTGGCTGAATGAAGATTTCATCGACTTACCCGGTGGCGGTGGCGCCACCGGAACGCGCGTTATAATCGATGAACCACCGGCGAGCGTGGGGCAAGTTCGCCGGCAATGGACGTCAGGGCGTTAA
- the nadD gene encoding nicotinate-nucleotide adenylyltransferase, with product MTALIVFGGTFDPVHLGHIGIAEAVLQQLPSSELVFVPCRIPALKKEPGASAKDRIRMLELAIKSSTLEGQNCRIDTREITRDGPSWMVDTLSAFRREYGKEASITLLLGMDAFAGLPRWHQWQSLTRLANVLVAARDEAPCVLPNELQEMWSHAPGVHEPEIANTLLHTAFGYIVRINAGKYPVSSTEVREALFQPGKDVSSLLPPDVLTYIRLNGLYLKPV from the coding sequence ATGACCGCGCTGATAGTTTTTGGCGGCACGTTTGACCCTGTACATCTCGGGCACATCGGTATTGCAGAGGCAGTTCTTCAACAGCTACCCTCCAGTGAGCTGGTATTTGTACCGTGCAGGATTCCAGCGCTAAAAAAAGAGCCTGGCGCAAGTGCGAAAGACCGTATCCGCATGCTGGAACTTGCCATTAAAAGCAGCACACTTGAGGGTCAAAACTGTCGCATTGATACCCGTGAAATTACCCGTGATGGCCCCTCATGGATGGTTGATACCCTGAGCGCTTTTCGCCGTGAATATGGAAAAGAGGCCAGCATTACCCTGCTTCTTGGAATGGATGCCTTTGCCGGACTGCCGCGCTGGCATCAATGGCAGTCACTGACGCGTCTTGCCAATGTTTTGGTTGCCGCACGTGATGAAGCTCCGTGCGTGCTTCCGAATGAGCTGCAGGAGATGTGGAGTCATGCACCCGGCGTGCATGAACCAGAAATTGCCAACACCCTCCTGCACACAGCGTTTGGGTACATTGTGCGCATTAACGCCGGGAAATACCCTGTTTCATCGACTGAAGTGCGGGAGGCGCTTTTTCAGCCGGGGAAGGATGTGAGCAGCCTGCTGCCGCCAGACGTACTGACCTACATACGCTTAAACGGTTTATATCTGAAGCCCGTTTGA
- the der gene encoding ribosome biogenesis GTPase Der: MLPVVALVGRPNVGKSTLFNRLTRTQDALVADFPGLTRDRQYGQASANGAEFIVVDTGGIGVDDAAVDALMSRQSASAIEEADCIFFLVDARSGITGVDRTIADRLRRVNKPVYVVVNKAESLDEDVACSEFHAFGFSAVFPISAAHGRGIADLLAHFQDALPAVEAETPEASEGIRIAFVGRPNVGKSTLINRMLGEERVVVYDMPGTTRDSIAIPFSRDGHDYVLVDTAGVRRRSRVDEKIEKFSIIKTLQAIREANVCVVLIDAQEGLTEQDMHLLGFVIEAGKGLVVAVNKWDGLSDESRKAVMDTLERRLQFTRFATTRTISALHGSGVGVLFRDIEKAYASATQSLSTPHLTRLLQELVTRHAPPLVNGRRIKLRYAHAGGHNPPVIVIHGNQLGALPDSYKRYLTNAFVEALNMVGTPLKLEFRGGENPYRNKPNKLSARQVNRKKRLMRHVKRKK, encoded by the coding sequence ATGCTTCCAGTTGTGGCCCTTGTGGGCCGACCCAATGTGGGAAAATCAACGCTTTTCAACCGTTTGACGCGCACCCAGGATGCACTGGTTGCCGACTTTCCGGGCCTTACACGTGACCGGCAATATGGTCAGGCGAGCGCGAACGGTGCGGAATTTATTGTAGTTGACACGGGTGGTATCGGTGTCGATGATGCGGCAGTCGATGCGCTGATGTCACGTCAGAGCGCTTCTGCCATCGAAGAAGCAGACTGCATTTTCTTTCTGGTAGACGCGCGCTCCGGAATCACTGGCGTTGACCGAACCATTGCCGACAGGCTGCGCCGAGTTAATAAGCCAGTGTATGTGGTCGTTAACAAAGCAGAAAGTCTGGATGAAGATGTCGCATGCTCGGAATTTCACGCCTTTGGATTTTCTGCCGTGTTTCCAATCTCTGCGGCACACGGGCGCGGAATTGCCGATTTACTCGCGCATTTTCAGGACGCGTTACCTGCTGTTGAAGCAGAGACTCCTGAAGCATCGGAGGGGATTCGTATCGCATTTGTGGGGCGGCCGAATGTCGGTAAGTCTACCTTGATAAACCGCATGCTTGGTGAAGAGCGGGTGGTTGTCTATGACATGCCCGGAACCACCCGTGACAGCATTGCGATTCCGTTTTCACGCGATGGACACGATTATGTCCTTGTTGACACGGCAGGCGTACGCCGCCGTTCCCGCGTGGATGAGAAAATTGAAAAGTTCTCCATTATTAAAACACTACAGGCCATCCGCGAAGCGAATGTGTGCGTGGTACTCATTGACGCGCAGGAAGGGCTTACCGAACAGGACATGCATTTGCTCGGCTTTGTGATTGAAGCCGGAAAAGGCCTTGTTGTTGCAGTGAATAAGTGGGATGGGCTTTCTGATGAGAGTCGTAAAGCAGTGATGGACACGCTGGAGCGGCGCCTCCAGTTTACCCGCTTTGCGACAACGCGAACCATTTCAGCACTTCATGGCAGTGGGGTCGGGGTGTTGTTTCGTGATATTGAAAAGGCCTATGCCTCCGCTACACAATCGCTCTCAACGCCGCATCTGACGCGCCTCTTACAGGAGCTTGTTACCCGACATGCTCCGCCATTGGTTAACGGGCGGCGAATCAAGTTACGCTATGCACACGCCGGCGGTCATAATCCGCCAGTTATTGTCATACATGGCAATCAGCTCGGCGCACTGCCAGACAGCTATAAACGCTATCTTACCAACGCGTTTGTTGAAGCGCTTAATATGGTAGGTACCCCTTTAAAGCTTGAGTTTCGTGGCGGTGAAAATCCGTATCGCAACAAACCTAACAAACTATCAGCGCGCCAGGTCAATCGTAAAAAGCGCCTGATGCGCCATGTAAAGCGCAAGAAGTAG
- a CDS encoding CvpA family protein: protein MQWEWVDVAILGVIGLSVLTGFFRGFVRELISLSVWGLALWLAYSQSTRLEPILASYIHDKTVLSMAAFFALLVGTLIVGGIVGGVIGFVIRKTGLGGTDRLLGMGFGFARGAFIVALMLLVVKMTAIPLGESAEKSLFYARFTPLVEWLHARMPAILDQVKELEAPYHLVDMPKLPQETVRALSENAAALADTAAKSGQ, encoded by the coding sequence ATGCAGTGGGAGTGGGTTGATGTAGCAATACTTGGTGTAATAGGGCTTTCTGTACTGACCGGTTTTTTTCGAGGGTTTGTGCGTGAGTTGATTTCGCTCTCCGTATGGGGCCTTGCGCTCTGGCTTGCTTACTCGCAGTCAACGCGCCTTGAACCGATACTCGCCTCATACATTCATGATAAAACCGTGTTGTCGATGGCGGCCTTTTTTGCTCTCCTCGTGGGCACGTTGATTGTTGGCGGTATAGTCGGTGGCGTTATAGGGTTTGTCATTCGTAAGACGGGACTTGGCGGCACCGATAGACTGTTAGGCATGGGCTTTGGTTTTGCCAGGGGCGCTTTCATAGTGGCGCTCATGCTGCTCGTGGTTAAAATGACAGCGATACCGCTTGGAGAAAGTGCCGAAAAATCGCTTTTCTACGCCCGATTTACCCCGCTTGTAGAGTGGCTGCATGCGCGCATGCCAGCGATACTTGATCAGGTCAAAGAGCTTGAGGCTCCCTACCACCTTGTGGATATGCCCAAATTACCGCAGGAAACAGTACGTGCGTTATCTGAAAATGCGGCAGCATTGGCTGATACCGCCGCAAAATCTGGTCAGTGA
- a CDS encoding cytochrome ubiquinol oxidase subunit I — protein sequence MIPAGAVVELSRLQFALTALYHFLFVPLTLGLSLLLAIMETVYVMTGREIWRQMVKYWGVLFGINFVLGVATGLTMEFQFGTNWSYYSHYVGDVFGAPLAIEGLMAFFLEATFVGLFFFGWARLTKLQHLASTWLLALGTNLSALWILIANGWMQNPVGAHFDYQTMRMEVTSFAEVMFNPVAQAKFVHTISAGYVTGAVFVLAISAWFLLRGRNIAFAKRSMTVAISFGLASALSVVVLGDESGYVANSNQKMKIAAMEAMWHTEKAPASLTVFGIPDKATATTRYAIDIPWALGIIATRSFTEQLEGISELIEEGKEHIRHGMLAYEALTVLQKNPSDEMARERFEDYGDYLGYGLLLKKYTEKVVDATEDQINRAANDLQPNVLPLFFSFRIMVACGLFLIFLFATGFYLTIRRRAHSARWYLHLAFWSLPLPWLAAELGWVVAEYGRQPWVVQGVLPTFMGTSSVSTGQLLTSLSGFVLFYTALAVVELWLMVKYIRLGPDGMQAHLQGV from the coding sequence ATGATACCTGCCGGTGCGGTAGTAGAGCTTTCACGGTTACAGTTTGCCCTGACAGCACTCTATCATTTTCTGTTTGTTCCTTTGACCCTTGGTCTTTCTTTACTGCTTGCCATTATGGAAACCGTCTATGTAATGACGGGGCGCGAGATTTGGCGCCAGATGGTCAAATACTGGGGTGTACTTTTTGGTATTAACTTTGTCCTTGGTGTCGCCACGGGACTTACCATGGAGTTCCAGTTTGGTACCAACTGGTCCTATTATTCCCACTATGTAGGGGATGTGTTTGGGGCGCCGCTGGCCATTGAGGGACTGATGGCATTTTTCCTTGAGGCCACGTTTGTGGGACTCTTTTTCTTTGGCTGGGCACGTCTTACAAAGTTGCAGCACCTGGCCAGTACCTGGCTGCTGGCGCTCGGCACCAATCTTTCGGCCCTCTGGATTCTCATTGCCAATGGCTGGATGCAAAATCCTGTAGGCGCGCACTTTGATTATCAGACGATGCGCATGGAGGTTACGAGCTTTGCAGAGGTCATGTTCAACCCGGTTGCTCAGGCCAAGTTCGTACATACCATCAGTGCCGGTTATGTCACGGGCGCTGTTTTTGTGCTGGCTATCAGTGCGTGGTTTCTGCTTCGGGGGCGCAATATCGCCTTTGCAAAGCGTTCGATGACCGTTGCAATTTCATTTGGGCTGGCATCCGCGCTGTCAGTAGTGGTGCTGGGCGATGAAAGCGGTTATGTCGCAAACAGCAACCAGAAAATGAAAATTGCCGCCATGGAGGCCATGTGGCATACGGAAAAAGCCCCGGCATCGCTGACGGTATTCGGTATTCCTGACAAGGCTACGGCGACTACACGTTATGCCATTGATATCCCATGGGCACTGGGCATTATTGCGACCCGTTCTTTTACTGAGCAGCTTGAAGGCATATCAGAGCTGATTGAAGAAGGAAAAGAGCATATTCGTCACGGGATGCTGGCCTATGAAGCCTTAACCGTACTGCAAAAGAATCCTTCGGATGAAATGGCACGTGAGCGTTTTGAAGATTATGGCGATTACCTCGGTTATGGTCTGTTGCTGAAAAAATACACCGAGAAGGTGGTGGATGCGACTGAAGATCAGATTAACCGTGCGGCCAATGATTTACAGCCGAACGTGTTGCCGCTCTTTTTCTCGTTTCGCATTATGGTGGCGTGTGGGCTCTTCCTGATTTTTCTCTTTGCTACAGGCTTTTATCTGACGATTCGTCGCCGTGCCCATTCTGCTCGCTGGTATCTGCACCTCGCCTTCTGGTCGCTGCCTCTTCCATGGCTTGCCGCAGAGCTTGGCTGGGTAGTTGCCGAATACGGTCGCCAGCCCTGGGTGGTGCAGGGGGTCTTGCCAACGTTTATGGGAACATCCTCTGTGAGCACGGGTCAGCTGCTTACCTCACTCTCAGGTTTTGTGCTTTTTTACACGGCACTGGCCGTTGTTGAGTTGTGGTTAATGGTCAAGTATATCCGTCTTGGCCCTGATGGAATGCAGGCACACCTGCAAGGAGTGTAA
- a CDS encoding SPOR domain-containing protein, translating into MKLALDEKTKLRLIGVAVIVSIVAIFLPAMMKASASGHRFEDTMSVSVSLPEKPALPKVSEASESQVFETVKVAKVDVQAPKDAPAAYELAAAEPISSDVYAESDARPSIQAAAAASAIAPAPKLAPSKPKAVARVSLPKKPQIQAAKPVTATGKTITSARKPVYGVQLALFSKQELATRLVTQLRAKGYTARINTLKTAAGPRYKVIVGAVNERQAAQKLQVQLAGAVRINGFIVNTGVA; encoded by the coding sequence ATGAAACTGGCACTTGATGAAAAAACAAAGCTGCGCCTCATAGGGGTAGCGGTCATCGTATCCATCGTGGCAATTTTTTTACCGGCAATGATGAAGGCTTCAGCCTCCGGTCATCGCTTTGAAGATACTATGAGTGTTTCGGTGAGCCTGCCAGAGAAACCTGCACTGCCGAAGGTGTCTGAGGCCAGCGAATCGCAGGTTTTTGAGACGGTTAAAGTGGCGAAGGTAGATGTGCAGGCGCCAAAGGATGCGCCAGCGGCTTACGAGCTGGCTGCGGCTGAGCCGATTTCTTCAGATGTTTACGCAGAATCAGATGCGCGCCCCTCAATACAGGCGGCCGCGGCAGCATCTGCCATAGCTCCGGCACCAAAGCTGGCTCCCTCAAAACCAAAGGCCGTTGCGCGAGTGTCTCTGCCCAAAAAGCCACAGATACAGGCCGCGAAGCCAGTCACTGCCACAGGCAAAACCATCACTTCGGCGAGGAAGCCGGTCTATGGCGTGCAGCTGGCACTGTTTTCAAAGCAGGAACTCGCTACGCGCCTGGTCACGCAATTGCGGGCCAAGGGCTATACCGCGCGTATTAACACTCTGAAAACGGCCGCAGGTCCGCGCTATAAGGTGATTGTAGGTGCAGTGAATGAGCGCCAGGCGGCTCAAAAGCTGCAAGTCCAGCTTGCGGGTGCTGTGCGTATTAACGGGTTTATCGTGAATACGGGAGTTGCCTGA
- the cydB gene encoding cytochrome d ubiquinol oxidase subunit II, which yields MPIDYETLRVIWWVLLGVLLAGFAIMDGFDLGVAMWLPFFGRNDTERRILINTIGPTWEGNQVWFILGGGAIFAAWPALYALSFSGFYLAMLVVLLALILRPVGFKYRSKINSPLWRSVWDWALFTGGFVPALIFGVAVGNVLQGVPFFFDTELRPFYTGTFFELLNPFALLCGVLSVVMLMMHGAFFLNTKTLDELQARARSGGRVLAFLTVLLFIFGGAALFYAIDGYVLTGFVPHDGPSNPLYKGAMQQEGAWFANYAAIPITLVAPLMGIFGALMAALSASKPKFAFVCSACSLFGIVTTVGVSMFPFILPSSTHPGNSLTVWDSSSSQMTLTIMLVATVVFLPLVLAYTAWVYRVLRGPVTAQTLKDNADTAY from the coding sequence ATGCCAATAGATTATGAAACCCTGAGGGTTATCTGGTGGGTATTGCTCGGCGTGCTGCTGGCAGGCTTTGCCATCATGGACGGTTTTGACCTCGGGGTGGCCATGTGGCTGCCCTTTTTTGGGCGCAACGACACTGAGCGGCGCATCCTGATAAACACTATCGGACCGACCTGGGAGGGGAATCAGGTATGGTTTATTCTTGGGGGAGGCGCGATTTTTGCCGCCTGGCCCGCGCTTTATGCGCTCTCGTTCTCAGGTTTTTACCTTGCAATGCTTGTTGTACTGCTGGCGCTGATTCTGCGACCGGTGGGATTTAAGTACCGCTCAAAAATCAACAGCCCGCTCTGGCGCAGTGTCTGGGACTGGGCATTGTTCACGGGCGGCTTTGTACCGGCACTCATTTTCGGTGTGGCTGTGGGAAATGTGCTGCAGGGAGTGCCTTTCTTTTTTGACACGGAATTGCGACCGTTTTATACCGGTACTTTTTTTGAGCTGCTGAATCCGTTCGCGCTTTTATGCGGCGTTTTATCCGTGGTGATGCTGATGATGCACGGCGCTTTTTTCCTGAATACTAAAACCCTTGATGAGCTGCAGGCGCGTGCACGTTCCGGCGGGCGTGTGCTGGCATTTTTAACGGTGTTGCTCTTTATTTTTGGAGGTGCCGCACTGTTTTACGCCATTGACGGTTATGTACTGACGGGTTTTGTGCCGCATGACGGACCTTCCAATCCGCTTTACAAAGGCGCAATGCAGCAGGAGGGTGCCTGGTTTGCAAACTATGCGGCCATACCAATTACGCTGGTAGCGCCACTCATGGGAATTTTTGGCGCATTGATGGCGGCGCTGTCTGCTTCGAAGCCAAAATTTGCCTTTGTCTGCAGCGCATGCAGTCTATTTGGGATTGTGACGACCGTTGGCGTCAGCATGTTTCCATTCATCCTGCCCTCATCCACTCATCCCGGCAACAGCCTGACCGTCTGGGACAGCTCTTCCAGCCAGATGACATTGACCATCATGCTGGTGGCAACCGTTGTGTTTTTACCCCTGGTGCTTGCTTATACGGCCTGGGTATACCGGGTGCTGCGCGGCCCGGTGACAGCACAAACTCTTAAAGACAACGCGGATACGGCTTACTAG
- the cydP gene encoding cytochrome oxidase putative small subunit CydP — MKPITRDILLTLLFKFTLLFVLWWVCFHDVERGHLTQTEWLLGSLVQSAQAHSE; from the coding sequence ATGAAACCTATAACCAGGGATATCCTGTTAACGCTGCTGTTTAAATTCACCCTGCTGTTTGTGCTCTGGTGGGTGTGTTTTCATGACGTGGAGCGTGGTCATCTTACCCAGACTGAATGGTTACTGGGTTCATTGGTTCAGAGTGCGCAGGCACATTCTGAGTGA
- a CDS encoding bifunctional folylpolyglutamate synthase/dihydrofolate synthase, translating into MSVEHWMREMEQRRGGAILPGLERIRTIGETLELLHPSCTVITVAGTNGKGSTVAALESLYLAAGYCVAAYTSPHLMRFNERIRFNGADISDADMSLSFSAVNAADTGAILSGFELLTLAALWHFKRLQPDVLILEVGLGGRLDATNVIDSDVAVVTTVDYDHQEYLGHTLAEIGAEKVGIARSGKPLVLAQAGLPSEVIERCHAAGCTLIQRDVDYFVEESSEKLIVTLQDKRMIFARGAQRLHPEALASAIVVSELLQERLPLTPAQREAGLSRAQIAGRVQYLAGDVSVLYDVSHNPQSVSRLVETLEGLSHAGDVHAVFSALGDKDIDSLIAMMLPHVDFWYTGVLNSQRAAGAERLRAAFAANAREVHVYPDIEAAWEAACHRARTGDLIVVYGSFLTVGAVMSDGRLPSAFKEVV; encoded by the coding sequence ATGTCGGTTGAACACTGGATGCGGGAAATGGAGCAGCGTCGAGGCGGCGCCATCCTTCCGGGGCTTGAGCGTATTCGAACCATTGGTGAAACACTTGAGCTCCTGCATCCTTCCTGCACGGTCATTACGGTAGCCGGTACGAATGGAAAAGGCTCAACGGTTGCCGCTCTTGAATCGCTCTACCTCGCTGCTGGCTATTGTGTTGCAGCGTATACTTCCCCGCATCTTATGCGCTTTAACGAGCGGATTCGCTTTAACGGAGCGGACATTTCAGACGCGGATATGAGTCTTTCGTTTTCGGCCGTTAATGCAGCCGATACCGGGGCAATCTTAAGCGGTTTTGAACTGTTGACACTTGCAGCACTCTGGCATTTTAAACGCCTGCAACCTGATGTTTTAATTCTTGAAGTAGGCCTTGGCGGACGTCTTGACGCAACCAACGTTATCGACAGTGATGTAGCCGTTGTGACCACCGTTGACTATGACCACCAGGAATATCTTGGGCATACGCTTGCAGAAATTGGCGCTGAAAAAGTCGGTATTGCCCGCAGCGGTAAGCCACTGGTGCTGGCACAGGCCGGGTTGCCATCAGAGGTTATTGAACGCTGTCATGCTGCAGGGTGCACGCTGATTCAGCGTGATGTGGATTATTTTGTTGAAGAGAGCAGTGAGAAACTCATCGTTACCCTGCAGGATAAGCGTATGATTTTTGCTCGAGGCGCGCAGCGCCTGCATCCAGAGGCTCTGGCGAGCGCCATTGTGGTCAGCGAACTGCTGCAAGAGCGGCTGCCATTGACACCCGCTCAGCGCGAGGCGGGGCTTAGTCGGGCACAGATTGCCGGGCGTGTACAATACCTTGCCGGCGATGTGTCCGTTTTGTACGATGTATCTCACAATCCCCAGTCTGTTAGCAGGCTGGTTGAGACGCTTGAAGGCCTTTCACATGCGGGAGACGTGCATGCGGTGTTTTCCGCGCTTGGTGATAAGGACATTGACAGTCTGATAGCAATGATGCTGCCGCATGTTGATTTCTGGTACACAGGCGTACTGAACAGTCAAAGGGCCGCAGGTGCTGAGCGGCTGCGGGCGGCCTTTGCGGCCAATGCCCGTGAGGTTCATGTCTATCCAGACATTGAAGCCGCATGGGAAGCTGCTTGCCACAGAGCGCGCACTGGTGATTTAATTGTCGTCTATGGTTCGTTTCTGACCGTGGGCGCCGTCATGTCCGATGGGCGGTTGCCCTCGGCGTTCAAGGAGGTTGTATGA
- the accD gene encoding acetyl-CoA carboxylase, carboxyltransferase subunit beta has protein sequence MSWLKKLLPSRVRTEATLKKVPEGLWVKCLGCSAVLYRSELEKNFSVCSTCNHHHRISARERLAQFLDESGQEEIAADLEPVDRLKFRDSKKYRDRISQAQKATGEKEAIVVYKGYLKQQPVVVSVFEFGFMGGSMGATVGEKFVRGLDAAMREGRAYVCFTASGGARMQEGLFSLMQMAKTSAALAHFAKTGLPFIVVLTDPTMGGVSASFASLGDIIIAEPNALIGFAGPRVIEQTVRQTLPEGFQRSEFLLEHGHIDMIVERRKLRDTVAELIAKLTHRSHTVDDEFA, from the coding sequence ATGAGCTGGTTGAAAAAACTTCTTCCCTCCAGAGTTAGAACGGAAGCAACCCTGAAAAAAGTCCCGGAAGGACTATGGGTCAAGTGCCTTGGATGCAGCGCGGTTCTTTATCGCAGCGAGCTTGAAAAGAATTTTTCCGTCTGTTCCACCTGCAATCACCATCACCGTATCAGCGCCCGTGAACGGCTGGCACAGTTTCTCGATGAGTCAGGCCAGGAAGAGATAGCCGCTGATCTTGAGCCGGTTGACCGCCTGAAATTCAGAGACTCCAAAAAATACCGCGACCGCATCAGTCAGGCCCAGAAAGCGACCGGTGAAAAAGAAGCTATTGTGGTATACAAAGGCTATCTCAAGCAGCAGCCAGTGGTTGTGAGCGTGTTTGAGTTTGGCTTTATGGGGGGCTCCATGGGAGCTACCGTGGGAGAGAAATTTGTTCGCGGCCTTGATGCGGCAATGCGCGAGGGGCGTGCGTACGTCTGTTTTACTGCAAGTGGTGGCGCGCGCATGCAGGAAGGCCTCTTTTCGCTGATGCAGATGGCCAAAACTTCGGCGGCTCTCGCACACTTTGCCAAAACGGGCCTGCCGTTTATCGTTGTGCTGACAGACCCGACCATGGGCGGAGTATCCGCAAGCTTTGCAAGCCTTGGCGATATCATCATCGCCGAACCCAATGCCCTCATCGGTTTTGCAGGTCCCCGTGTCATCGAGCAGACCGTGCGTCAAACGCTGCCGGAAGGGTTTCAGCGCAGTGAGTTTTTGCTCGAGCACGGGCACATTGACATGATAGTCGAGCGCCGTAAACTGCGTGATACAGTTGCTGAACTGATTGCGAAATTGACTCACCGCTCCCACACCGTTGATGACGAGTTTGCCTGA
- the holA gene encoding DNA polymerase III subunit delta has product MLAKPENLKALLARTRFSLYFLTGGEVVLQEDSERAIRAVHEDSESSTCIHMDIAGAADWEQLANEACSYSLFAETTLICARFEKKTFDSGACTFFDDWLENPNPRTTLLMRAPAVGVKALQRYTSHPRALVVQAQTPDAAGLRRYLTSALSHMKLTASAELVSLIVHNTANNLLACRQLLDKLALTTSPGGTLTDEQIHALLEDASVFPLYELADACIAGNATKALHVLRRARELREEPLLVLWYLLQEIRNLLQLSTRLPSMSVESAAAGLKIWPKRVPLYKNALLRLQTPLLLSLLQTAGTLDAFCKSNASYPVWESLERIALVLSGKMAL; this is encoded by the coding sequence ATGCTTGCCAAACCGGAAAACCTCAAAGCACTCCTCGCCAGAACCCGTTTCAGCCTGTATTTCCTGACAGGTGGGGAAGTTGTATTGCAGGAAGATTCCGAGCGCGCTATTCGCGCGGTGCATGAGGATTCTGAATCAAGCACCTGTATCCACATGGACATTGCAGGAGCCGCCGACTGGGAGCAGCTCGCAAACGAAGCCTGCAGTTACTCACTCTTTGCTGAAACCACCCTCATTTGTGCGCGTTTTGAAAAAAAAACGTTTGACAGCGGGGCCTGCACATTTTTTGACGATTGGCTTGAAAACCCCAATCCCCGCACCACACTTCTCATGCGCGCGCCCGCAGTTGGCGTAAAGGCGCTGCAGCGCTACACGAGCCACCCTCGAGCACTGGTTGTTCAGGCACAAACCCCTGATGCCGCGGGTTTGCGCCGCTACCTCACAAGCGCACTCTCGCACATGAAACTCACAGCAAGTGCTGAACTTGTATCACTCATCGTACACAACACTGCAAACAACCTGCTTGCCTGCAGACAATTACTTGACAAGCTGGCTTTGACTACTTCGCCCGGAGGCACACTGACAGATGAGCAGATACACGCGCTTTTAGAGGATGCCAGTGTATTTCCGCTCTACGAGCTGGCAGATGCCTGCATTGCCGGTAACGCTACCAAAGCCCTGCATGTGCTCAGGCGGGCACGTGAACTGCGTGAGGAGCCGTTGCTGGTACTCTGGTATCTGCTCCAGGAAATTCGTAATCTTTTGCAACTTTCTACGCGTTTACCATCAATGTCGGTAGAATCTGCAGCGGCGGGTCTGAAAATATGGCCGAAACGTGTGCCGCTTTACAAGAATGCACTGCTGCGCCTGCAAACACCGCTGCTGCTCTCTCTCCTGCAGACCGCCGGCACCCTCGATGCTTTTTGTAAAAGCAATGCATCCTACCCGGTATGGGAGAGCCTTGAGCGTATCGCACTGGTACTTAGTGGGAAGATGGCCTTATGA